The following nucleotide sequence is from Dehalococcoidia bacterium.
CGCTACCCTTTCCAGCTAAGCGGCGGAATGTCACAGCGCGTGATGATGGCGATCGGGGTCGCTCTGAAGCCAAGGATCCTCATCGCCGACGAGCCCACATCCAACCTCGATGTCACTCTCCAGGCCGAGATGCTCCAGCGTCTGCGTATTCTGAGGCAGGAGAGCGGCACCGCGATTATGCTGATAACCCACGACCTCGGCGTGATCGCTCAGATGGCCGAGAACGTTGCCGTTATCTATGGCGGATACGTCGTCGAGTACGCCGACACGCCAACACTGTACAGGCGTCCGATGCACCCATACACGTGGGGACTGTTCCAGTCTCTGCCACGCCTTGACGCCGTCAACCAGAAGCTCAGACCCTTGGCCGGCGCTCCGCCGCAGATGCTAGACCCGCCTGACCAGTGCCCGTTCCTGCACCGGTGCTCGAAGGCGACCGTAGAGTGCCGCACGAGTCCACGGCCCCCGCTCCTCGAGGTTGAGCCTGGTCACGCCCTCGCCTGTTACAACCCCATGGAGTTCGAGGAGACTGCCCGAAATTAGCTGTTCGGGCGACCGTCCGGGGCCAGAGACCGCATTACGTAAGTAGGAACGTCATCAGCGGCCAGCCTTGTTAAATCCTGGGTCGACACCCCGGTCCCGACTAATGCCGACGCTATCCCGAAGCTGTTTGCGCCCCTGATATCGGTGTCAGGCGTGTCGCCGATCATCACCATGTCCATCGTGCCACTACGGCGATACGCCTCTTCGTAAATGGCGGCGTGCGGCTTGCCAAGCCTTGTGAACCTTAGTTCCGAACGGTCCGGGTATCGCAACGCAAGCGCGCCCTCGAACATCTGGGCAACCGTTCCGCTGGCGAATGCGAATCCTTCGTCGCTCGGGTAGATCAGGTCCGGATTGGGCAGGATCAGCCTGGGAGGACGACCTGAATCAATAAGCCGGAACAGGCCTGTCAACACTACTCTACCCGTCTCAAGCAACGGAAAACCGCTCTGGTCGCCAATGACCAGTGCTTCGAAGTCACCGTCGGCAGACACAACAACGCCACCGGCAGACTCCACGTAACGCTCGCTATCAACTGGTCCGAGTACTACGCAACGCATCCCTTCGAGTCCATGCTCACTGAAGTGACCCTTCAGTAGGCTTCCAGAAGTGATAATGCGTCCGGCGTCGATGGCAAGACCAAGGTTCTCGTAACGGGCGGCCCGCGTCTTGGGAAGGGCCGAGGCGTCATTCGTCAGGACGAAGTAGGGTTTGTCTGCCTCGTTGAGGTGATCAATTGCCTCTCGTGCCCCGGGGATGACCAGATCCGAGTTCGCCAACACGCCATATGCGTCGAACAGTATGACCGAGTGACGCTCGATCAGGTCTTTCAGAGTGACCTCTGGGACGTTGGTCATCTATTACCAGCGCTACTGGGCAGTGTAACCACCGTCTATGATCAGTTCTGCTCCCGTCACGTATGACGACTGGTCTGAAGCAAGGTAGAGGGCGCCGTACGCTACCTCCTCGGGCTTGCCGTACCTGCCCATTGGCGCGTTTTCCGTCGCGACGTACTCTTGATCTCCGAACGTCTCGGAGCCTTCCCAGCCTGCCTGGGTCATGGGTGTCTGTATTGGCCCCGGATGTATCGTGTTGACCCTTATCCCATCACCGGCGTACTGGACCGCAGCAGACTTGGAGAAGATCCTCACGGCCCCCTTTGAGGCGTTGTAG
It contains:
- a CDS encoding ABC transporter ATP-binding protein, with translation MAPILEVNNLHTYFATNEGIVKAVNGVSLSLDEDSILGVVGESGSGKTMTALSILKLIPYPGQVVAGQILYEGRDLLQMSDDEMRNIRGRQISLIFQDAASALNPVITIGSQVEELMLEHTAMSKREAQQVTTDLLANMGIPDAKQMLGRYPFQLSGGMSQRVMMAIGVALKPRILIADEPTSNLDVTLQAEMLQRLRILRQESGTAIMLITHDLGVIAQMAENVAVIYGGYVVEYADTPTLYRRPMHPYTWGLFQSLPRLDAVNQKLRPLAGAPPQMLDPPDQCPFLHRCSKATVECRTSPRPPLLEVEPGHALACYNPMEFEETARN
- a CDS encoding HAD hydrolase-like protein, which codes for MTNVPEVTLKDLIERHSVILFDAYGVLANSDLVIPGAREAIDHLNEADKPYFVLTNDASALPKTRAARYENLGLAIDAGRIITSGSLLKGHFSEHGLEGMRCVVLGPVDSERYVESAGGVVVSADGDFEALVIGDQSGFPLLETGRVVLTGLFRLIDSGRPPRLILPNPDLIYPSDEGFAFASGTVAQMFEGALALRYPDRSELRFTRLGKPHAAIYEEAYRRSGTMDMVMIGDTPDTDIRGANSFGIASALVGTGVSTQDLTRLAADDVPTYVMRSLAPDGRPNS